Part of the Oligoflexia bacterium genome is shown below.
TATGATGGCAGCTACTTTAGAGTAGAAACCCTTGGTTACGAATTTGATAAACTTGCTGCGATTCTCATCATGGGTGCTAGAGGAATGCCAGTTGATAAGTATCAGCGTATAAGTTTAAACGGAAATATGTACTTCGCACCTCAAACCAAAACGTTAACACTAGCTTCGTATAATGCTCTTATCACTGAACCTAAGTATGCAATGGTTCAATCAGTAGTAAACGTTGGTGGTGAGTCAGTAGACGCAGCCTTACCCGCATCTTGGAACTTAACCACCAAGGTTTACGGGGCATTTTATTCAGTGATGGATTTAGTCTCTGACCAGAACCATGAATACGCAGATAAAATGCGCGTATGTGTTGAGGGCGGTTCACAAACTTGTGTTAATGAACTTAACTTGCCTGAAGTAAAATTCAGTGGAGCAAATGGTCAAAAGACTTTTAAAGCACTTCAAGTTCGAAGCAATGATGGTATCTCGTATAACTTAATCGAAAAGGGCGATTTAATTTCAAAAGCCCGCGATCAAGCCGTAAAAGATGTCACAAACCATGATCAGTTAGTCACAGAAATGCCTGCACTTCTTAACGGAAGTGCTGCTGGTCAGGGTGTTGCAGATCGCCAAAAAGCATTTATGGCACTTGTGAAGCAGCAATCTCCTACTTTGGTTAAGAAGATCGATCCATACTATGGCAGTGGATTCACCACATTTAAATGGTGGCAGCTAGTCATGGATGAAGCCCAAGCCCTTAATGAGACGGGCAGTCATCCGGGTATGAACGTTCGAATTCAGGAGCTCTTGCCTGATGTGTTCAGCGAAGCTGATCAAGTAATCACAAACCATCTTGCAAGCAACCCCACTTTAGCAAAATCGCTTATCGAAGCTTCTGCTAAGGTGAAAAAAGATATGGTTGCTGTGAATACTCTTACTGTAAGGATCATTGCTCCAAAATTGATGATCGATAAGTACAGTGAACAGCTTCAACCTCTAGAAGATGACGCGATTTTTATCGATTTCATCTATAGAATTTTAGGCATACAATAATCTAAGTTTATAAATAATAAGCAGTGATAGCGGGCCAGGAAGGCCCGCTTTTTTTTATGTGAGTGTATATGTTTTGGGTTTTAATTGTTCTAGCGCCTGATGTTGATCGGTCACAGGAAGCTGACAGGTTTGATTTTGGCAAATGTAGAAGGTGGGCTCATTATTAATTTGAGTTTTATTTAATGCCAATTGAACCTTTGAATTAGAATCAGCAATGACTTTATTGGGATGAAAGTTTTTTCGAATAGAATTTAAAAAACATTTAAATGAGGGGTTTGTTGAATCTCCGATAAGTGCGATTTCAAATGAACCATCTGTGAGTCGGTCAATAGCATGCAATAATGCAGTTACAGCCTGGGGATGTTCTTTTAATAAAAACCCTGCGGCATGAATGATTTGTTCAGCTCTCTTTTTATATTCAAAATTTTGGTTCAAATCTCCAAGGCGTAAAAGGTTTAGCGCTGATATAGAATTAGCCGATGGAGTCACACCGTCTTCAAAAGTTTTACTGCGTGTGATCAAATAAGGGTCCGACCCATCATTATCAAAATACCCATTAGCGTTTTTATCCCAAAAAAGTTCATCTTGAGTTTTTTGAAGTCTCATTGCGTGATCAAACCAAACTTTGTCAAAGTCACATTCATAGAGATCTAAAAGGGCTTGAATCAATAACGCATAATCATCACTTAATGCATACTGACGACTCTCTCCTTGACGATAAGAGCGCTTAAGTTTGCCCTGTTTATCAGACATATTATTAATTAAAAACAGTGCTGCTTTTTTTGCTGCGTCTAAATACTTTGCATCGTCGAGCACCTGAAAATATTTTGCCAAAGCAGAAATCATAAGACCATTCCAGCTAACTAATATTTTGTCATCAAGATGAGGACGTATTCGTTTTGTTCGCACTTCAAGCATTTTTGCTAAAGCTGAATTTAAAATTTCATCTTTTTGAGAGGGGAGTGGGCTTTGGGGATCAAGAAATAGAACATTCCCTTCAAGTGCCGGTTTTTCAAAACGCTGCTCAGTTACTTCATCGCCGGTTTTATGGGCGTGGAAATTTCCTTTTTCAGTGATATGAAATGTCTTTTCGATTAACTCAAATTCACTTGAACTTAAAATATTTTTCAGTTCATCAATTGACCAGACATAAAACTTACCTTCAATGTGTTCACTATCTGCATCTTCGGCTGAATAAAATCCACCAGTGCTGTCTGTCATATCACGTAGTACATAATCACAAATTTCACGTGCAGTTCTTGCAAACTCTTCATTTTTTGTAACTTGATAGGCTTCAAGATAAGTACTCGCAATTAATGCATTGTCGTAAAGCATTTTTTCAAAATGGGGGATGAGCCATTGATCATCGGTGGCGTAACGAGCGAATCCTCCTCCTATTTGATCAAAAATTCCTCCACGGCGCATTTGCTTAAGCGTTGTCTCAACCATGTTGAGGGCTTCAGGGTTTTGTGTGCGTCTGTGAATTCTTAATAAAGTCATAAGGCTATAAGTTGGTGGAAACTTTGGTGAGCCAATATTTCCTCCATACACAGAATCAAATCGGCTTTGATATTTTTTTAAAAAATCATGGAGATATTTTTCAGAGACATTGTGATTATCGATTAAGGGAAGAGAAGAGTTTTGTTTAATAAACTCTGCTAAACGATTTCCATCAGAAATAAGTGAGTCTGATTGTTCTTTCCACATAGTAGAAACTTTTGAGAGTAATTGAGTAAAGCTAGCATGGGCGACAAAAGTACCAGCCCAAAAGGGTTTTCCTTCAGGTGTTAGAAGTACACTGAGCGGCCAGCCGCCATGACCTGTCATGGCTTGTGCTGCTGACATGTAGATAGAATCGACGTCTGGGCGTTCTTCACGATCAACTTTGATTGCTACGAAGTTTGCATTTAAAATTTCAGCCACATCTGTTTTTTCAAAAGAATCTTTTTCCATGACGTGACACCAATGACATGTCGAGTATCCAATCGAGAGAAATATCGGCAGGTTTTGAGTCTTAGCAATTTCAAAAGCTTCTTTATCCCAAGGGAGCCACCACACGGGATTATCTTTGTGCTGTAATAAATACGGACTTTTCTCTTGGTGAAGTTTATTGTGCCGTGTGGTTTTCATAAAAAATCCTATCAAAAAATGGTCTTTGGGCTAGTTACAAAAAAATATTTATTCCTGTGTGATACACCAAATTATGAATCTATGCTTGGCTTAAATTTCTGAGCTCAATTATGCACTTAGAGAAATTATTTTATGGACGAATGCAGCGCGACATAGAGACAATTTAAGAGTGCCAGCCATAGCGAATACACTAAAAACATATTTTGGACACAACGCTTTGGCGATAGAAATTATTATTGCCATCATGTTGGGCATTATTCTGGTTTGGTTTTTCAGTAATCTAGGTAAAGAATCAAAAGACGATAGTTCACAAAATCTTAAAGACATTGAAACTGCACTTAAAAGAGTTTTGCAATCAACACCCACATCAATGCCCTCAGTAAGCCAAGCAACAAATCTCATTAAAGATGATGACGATGATATTGCTATGCCAAACGTAAAACCAATGGCCGTAGTTTCTACACCAGCCCCATCGATTGTCACTGTGGTATCACCGGCTAATACTGAAGAACTTGCAAAACTCAAAGCTGAGATGGAATTAAAAGCCAAAAAACTTTCTGATCTTGAAGCATCACTTAAACTTGCAAATGATGAATTGACGAAAGCAAAAGCTGCACAAGCAGCGCAAGCAGAAGCTCCTGCAGGAGCAGCACCTGGTGCTGGTGTCGATATGGAAGCGCTAAATAAAAAACTTTCAGATCTCGAAGCTAGGCTTGGTGAATATGAAATTATCGAAGACGATATTGCGAATTTAAGTTTGTACAAAGAAGAAAATGTTCGATTGAAAAGTGAATTAGAAAAAGTTAAACAAGGTGGTGGTGCCCCACAAGGTCCGCCCCATATTGTTCCAGCTCCAACAACAGTAAATATGGAAACGCCGGGGCCCGATGCGCCAGCAAAAAAAGTGGTTGCCGCCGCAGCCGCAGCTGTTGTTGCATCAGTTGCTCCTACTCCAGCGCCGGAGCCAGCGGCTTCGCCAGTTCCTGCACAAGCTCAGGTTGATGCCGATAAATTATTAGAAGAATTTAACACCATGACAGCAGCGGCTGAAAAAGCGCCAGCACCAGCTGACGGTAAAGACACGGGCGAAAAGCTTATCGCAGAATTTGAGAATTTCATGAAAGGATCAGGCGGATGAAAAACTTAACTTCTGTATTTTTGTTCCTATTTACAATTCAAGTTCATGGAAGTATCCCAAAAAATAAACCAAGTATTGAGCAAATTTTATCTCAAACAAACACTCACAAATTTTCAACACTTAAAAAAATGGGCCCTGAAGTTTATAAAGAACTTCGAAAACTCACTTTTGATGAGAGTCGAACCTTAGGTATTCGCTGGCAAGCATTTATGGCAATGGTAAGACTTGGCGAAAAAGAAGCTATTCCTGAAGTCAAAGAAGCTCTAAATAGCAGTGATTGGTTTTTACGAGATGCAGCGATTCGAGTATTACCCGCACTTGATAAAGAAGTAGCATACAAAGCAGCTATTAAAGGTCTTGATGATTCAGCATTAGTAGTTCGCACAACTGCTGTTGATACATTGGGCCGTTTGGGTAAAAAAGAGTGTGCTGATAAATTGTGGACTGCACTTTATTCAAAAGATAATTATATTCGAAATCAAAGTTTATGGATTCGAAAACATATTGTTTCTGCCCTTGCTGATTTAGCTCTGCCTGGTAGTGAAGCAAAATTTATTAAAGTACTTGATGACAGTGATTCAACTCTTTTTGCACCCGCCATTGCAGGCCTTGAGCGTCTGACAGGTAAAAAATTAGGAGAAACGCAAATTCCTCCAGTGTATCGTCGTTATTATTGGAAGAAATGGTATAAAGAAACTGTAAGTGTTTCTAAGGCCCAGGCGTCTTAGTTTTTAGCAGCGTTTCTAGTCAAAATTCGATCAATTTCTAGGTATCTACCGATACGATAAAGAATGGATATTTCTTCTAGCCCATTAGACGAAACAGCTTGGAAGCCAGAGAAAAAATCAGGTTGAATCTCAGCGCTTTTTAATACGATTACTTCAACTGCAGCTTTACCTTCAACACGGCCCCTCACAACCCTCACTGTAATCTTATAGCGGTATCCTGGCTTGGGTCGGGTATCATTGGGGTCAGTAAATACTTTATCACCCCTGACATAATCAGTTTCTAAAACGCCAAGATCAATATTATTAATTTTCACTGGATATTTTCTTAACGCCAATTGCATCGAGCGCCAGACTTGTTCATAAGCATCGCCATAGATTCTGGATTCAGGCTCTTTAATTGGAGGATCATTTTTAGGATTCGTCACGCAACCAGTGATGACAATCAAAATTAAAAACGAAGAAATTAGTTTAGAAATCGACTGCATTGCGTGCCGCGTGTGTCATAGATTCAAAAAGATCGTATCCTATATTAACAGACATGAGTTGATTATTATCAAATTGTAAGACGGGGTCTAGTCCTAACCAAATATATTCCCAACGTTTAAAGTTTGTGGGCGGTTGAGTTTGAGCAATTTGATCATAAATAGAGCGAGTATCGATTGATAAGAGTTCAGCAGAAAGTGTTGGCAATTGGATTTTTTCTAATGTGCTGTTTCCAAACACAATCCATTGCGGGCGAACTGATTCATTTATGATGGTCCCTGTTTGTGTGACGGTAACATCAGACAAAATGGCATGCACTGCAGATGAAGTAGGTGAAATTCCCTGTCTTTCAGGTCGGGTACTTTCAACCACACCGCCGGCCTCACTGATTTTTAATTGGGGTACAGAAAAATATGATTTCAAAGTTAAATTTATGGTTGTTGAAGAATGTGGAATATTTCTAGCTAAGATCGAAGACATTCCCTTATGAAAAATCATGGCTTCGTTTTCAAGGTGATAATTCATCGCTAAGGCCATGGCATTTACAGGACGCGAATCACCTTTAATACAGCTTAAGTTTTGTGCACCGGCTGCGATATTTTTAATATCTGTGGGCTGATAGGGTTTTCCGACAAGTTCTGGTGCGCGTGTTAACGCAAGCCCTGCAACTTTTGGTAGTGGCGCATTTTTAGTCTCAAGTTTTAAGCACGGGCCAAGTTTTGCTTCATTAACATTCATGTGAAGCCCCGAAACAGGACCACTCATTGTTTTATCTTTAATGAGTCCAAATTTTTGCATGGTCATTTGATTAATAATATCAAAGAGCGTTTTCCCATCGACAAGGTCTCCAGCCACATCATCAAAAGGAAATTGCCCAGCCACTGCTTGAAAGCTGTACGTAGCCGGAACAGACATGGGAAGGCGAAAGATCGGCTTATTAAGTGTTATGGGTATGATTCCGTAACTATGTCTTTGTTTTGGAAATATTAAGTTACTAGGAACAAAAACGTCTTTCCCTAAGACAGAAAATTTATCAACTTGAGTGCTGATGAGATCTGACATTTGAAAGGCAAATAATTTATCTGCGTTTAAGAACGGTAAAAAAAGTCCAAAGGTGGCGATATCTGAAAAGTTAACGATCAAGGCATCCCAGCCAACAAAATCACCTGATAATTCGGCCTGTTTTTGAAGGCTTGGGGGTGGTAGTTGAAGTTTAAATTCAATTCCTGATTGATTGAAATAAGTGATTTTTGGGTATCCTGTTTTTACAATGGTTATAGGTGTGTCGGTGATTTCACCATTTATGCTTGAGGCATTAAAACTCGCAATACCTTGGCTGTTTGTGATGGCCGTATTTTGAGCAAACGGGGAGTTGGGAGCTTTACCCACCTGAACGACAGCACCGGTAACGGCTTGGCCCTTTTGGTCTATGACTTTGACCAATAAAGCTGGGCTAGAAGCCATGGCAAGATTGAATGAAATGAGAACACTTAGAAAAACCCCAAGATTGCTTTTCATATAACCCCCTAGTGATAATTAATATGAAAGCTATATGGGCTGTAAGTTGTCAATCCTAATAGAGTTTTTTGCCGCAACGGGTCGGGTTCTCCGTTGACAAATTGGAGATGAGTGCGTTAACTTCTGCGTTCTTTTTGATGGCGGAGTAGCTCAGTTGGTTAGAGCATACGGTTCATATCCGTAGTGTCGGGGGTTCAACTCCCTCCTCCGCTACCAATCTTTGAAAAAATCTTGTCAATGAATCTTAAAGTCTTGAAAATAGAACGATGAAAAAGTTTTTCACCGAAAATAAAATCTTAATCTGTGCTGTGCTTTTAGGTCTCACATTTTTTGCATTTGTTGATGATCGCTATCGTAGCTTTGATGATTCAAATCAATATTTTGTTGAAGCTCGTGAATTTGCGCAAAATCGAAAGCCGCCAGTAAAAGCAATCGCTCAAGATTTGAATTGGTTGGGGATGGACGGGCCGTCTCATACGCCGCCGTTAACAGCTTATAGCTGGTCATGGCTTAATAACAAAAGCGATCACAGGCAAACTCTTTGGAATGTAAAATTTTTTCAAGCGTGTCTTTTGTTTTTTAGTTTTCTAGGGTTCATGTGGTGTTTAGGTAATCGAAAATTTAGCTTTGATGCTTTTATTATTAGTTGTCTTGTCTTTCTAAATGAATTCACTCGAAGTCTTGTTTTTGCACCGATTTCAGAAGCAGCATCCATAACATTTCTTATTGTGAGTTACATGTGGCCACAGTTATCAGGTATAACTTCTGTTTTTCAAATTGCAACGCGCCATCCAGTTGCAATTCTTCATGGCGCAGTTTTATGGCGGAATAAAAAAAATATTTCAGTCATTATCCCAGGTGTGATTACAGCGATTATATTCATCGCGTATTTTCAAACCCTATTGGTTCCAAGTAAACTTACAAATATGGCCCCATCTTTGGCAAAAGTCGTGAATACATACTCGGGGCTAATAAAGGAATGGGCTTATTTGTATTTTAATCATCTTTTGCCCGATGAAACACTCTGGTTTCAAGTGCTCTGGGGGGCGTTAGTAACGACTGCATTTATATTACTCCTTCATCGCAAACGAAAAGCCTGGCTTGTTTGGTCACTAGTTGCCTTTTATTGTTTGATAATCCTCATCCCATTTTCTGCAGGCATGAGGTATTTTTTTCCGATTTTTATATTTTTAATTTTAGAATTTAAACCATCACTTCCTAAATGGAAATGGTCACGATTAGTTTTTGTCGTAATGGCAATGCATTTGATTATTCAACAGGTAGGTGCGATTTCAGAATTTAAACGTTATCCAGTTCCTGAAACCGATACCCCTGGATTAGCAGAAACTAAAAAATGGCTCAAAGATAATCAATTTGCGAAAAGCCGTATCATGATGATCGGAAGACGATTTTGCGTACATTACTTTGAGACTGAATGTTTTGGGCTAGTTATCAAAAACGATATTTTTGAGGCTTTAAATACAGAGAAAATAGATTTTGTACTCATCACAGGCCTTGCGTGGCACGGTCAAGAAAGAGAATTTGAAACATTACTAAAAGATCAATTGGCAAAATCAAATTTTAATTTTGATAAACATTTACACAATATACAAGGCGTGCAGCTCTTCGATGTTAGAGAAATAAAAAATAAGGCGAGACCTGAGATCTCTCCTTAAAAGTATTTTATTAAAAAATTATCTAAAAATTTGAAAATAGGAATCTAATCTTGTTCGGATTCTTTTAAGATCATTTGGCAATTTTGCTGGATTATTTGATGCAAGGGCCTCTTGATAACGCTTCACTGCCTTAAGTGAAGTTTCAATATTGCACTTTACACAAATCTTATCCTCTAAACCTTTAGCGTCGACATCACTTTTATCTTTGTCATACCAATTGAGATAATCTTCAAGTCTGTATTGAAGATAAGCTAAACTCTCTGTTGTATTTTTACGTACAAGAGTTGGGTTTTTGCCAGAAGATCCCGTAATCGCGCCAATGGTTGATACCAACCCATAGTGATCTGATAAATTAATTGTTGAACCATCTTGTTTTTTAATGCGTTGATCAAAGTCACGCTGAGCGTTGGTTATCAATAGTCTAGGTGAGACATAGATGTAATCTAATTGACCGTTGAAAGCTTTATCTCGATAAGAATTATCGCCACATGAGGTGCAAAATGTGTGATCTTGTTCTTCAAATTTGATTCCATCTAAAGATGATAATTTGTTCCAAAAATCATATTCGATATGAAAATAGCGCTGGTTAAAATCTCCAGCTAAAATAAATGCATCTGAATCAGTCTGTTCAACAATATGTGCAAAGACCTCAAAAAGCTGCATAAGTCTTTCTGGTGTGTAGCGATCCTCAGAAGTGTTTTGATTTTCTGATCCATGTCTTGCAACTAAATGTGTGTTAAACATGGAAACAGGTAAACCCTTGAGTGTGACACGACTCATTCCAATGCCTTTACCAGCCCAAGCTTCACCTTCAGTAATGCGAGAAACGCGTCCGCCTAATGTGAACACTCGAAATGATTGTCGTTCAAACGCAACCGTAGATAACATCTGGATTCCAGAACCGACTGTTAATTGAACAGGGTAATAATGATTATACTTTAGATTTGAATTTGAAAAGATGTCCTTGCGACCTTCTTCAGTCCAAGCCTCTTGCATAAATGCAAAATCAGGTTGTTGTTCTTTGAGTAAGCGCCCGATGGCGGGCATTCGCTCTTTTTTGTCTGGGCTAACAACTTTAAGCCCAAAGACATTGAGTGATGAAACTTTTGTTTCCCACCCGCTGACATTTAGAGTTCGCGTGTATTCAGGAATACCTTCGTTACTGACTTGTGCTTGTGTAGCTTTTTCTTCACAGGCGGTTAAAAATACAAGAATTCCTATAATGCCTAGGGTTCCTCTCCATGAAGAACTGCTGCGGAGTAAGTACATATTGGTCCCCTTTACTTCTACTAATCCATTCTAATACTCGGTACAAATGGCGGGGCGAGACACAGGGCGATGGTCTAGCAATGGTCTAGTTTTAATGGGATTCTGAAGAAAGAAATGCGAATACAGATGGAGTGTTACTGATTAGTCATAGAGTCGATGGGATTGTTGCTAAATTGGTTAGGGATATATTCTATTACCTGAGATAATCCCCTGGCGTGCATTATAAAAATGAGTTTTTAAAATGACTTCTTGATAACCACTAAAACCATAAGCGTATCCACGATTATATTTAAAATTATCGTCGTAGTAAAATTTTAAAAAAGTGAGCGGCGCTAAAACTTGATGAGCTAAAATTCCCTGTGTGTCTCTCCATCCAAATTCAAGTGCTGGAGTTTTAAAAAAATAATCAATATTATTTGTTACACTTGTATAAGCAGCAAACATCCAACCTGAAGTCATGCCCAGATATTTTGAAAACTGACTCAAGTAATGTCTAGCGGTAGGTAATTCATTTGGGCCAGGAATAATGCTGCAAGAGCCAAAAACGACTAGCGCATCGGGCATGAATTTTAATTTTGCCTTTGTTGAAAACTCATCCCAAAAAATAAATTCATCATTTTGAGTGCTGGTCCCGCGATAAAGTGAGAGTACCGGTTGAGAGCCAATGCCACCATTACTGCCATGGATTGCGAGTATAAAAAGCGATTGGATATATTCATCGTCATTTAGGCGCAGTGCTTGCCAAAATTCGTCTGCGGTATTAACTCGCCGATAGTAAACAG
Proteins encoded:
- a CDS encoding thioredoxin domain-containing protein, with amino-acid sequence MKTTRHNKLHQEKSPYLLQHKDNPVWWLPWDKEAFEIAKTQNLPIFLSIGYSTCHWCHVMEKDSFEKTDVAEILNANFVAIKVDREERPDVDSIYMSAAQAMTGHGGWPLSVLLTPEGKPFWAGTFVAHASFTQLLSKVSTMWKEQSDSLISDGNRLAEFIKQNSSLPLIDNHNVSEKYLHDFLKKYQSRFDSVYGGNIGSPKFPPTYSLMTLLRIHRRTQNPEALNMVETTLKQMRRGGIFDQIGGGFARYATDDQWLIPHFEKMLYDNALIASTYLEAYQVTKNEEFARTAREICDYVLRDMTDSTGGFYSAEDADSEHIEGKFYVWSIDELKNILSSSEFELIEKTFHITEKGNFHAHKTGDEVTEQRFEKPALEGNVLFLDPQSPLPSQKDEILNSALAKMLEVRTKRIRPHLDDKILVSWNGLMISALAKYFQVLDDAKYLDAAKKAALFLINNMSDKQGKLKRSYRQGESRQYALSDDYALLIQALLDLYECDFDKVWFDHAMRLQKTQDELFWDKNANGYFDNDGSDPYLITRSKTFEDGVTPSANSISALNLLRLGDLNQNFEYKKRAEQIIHAAGFLLKEHPQAVTALLHAIDRLTDGSFEIALIGDSTNPSFKCFLNSIRKNFHPNKVIADSNSKVQLALNKTQINNEPTFYICQNQTCQLPVTDQHQALEQLKPKTYTLT
- a CDS encoding endonuclease/exonuclease/phosphatase family protein is translated as MYLLRSSSSWRGTLGIIGILVFLTACEEKATQAQVSNEGIPEYTRTLNVSGWETKVSSLNVFGLKVVSPDKKERMPAIGRLLKEQQPDFAFMQEAWTEEGRKDIFSNSNLKYNHYYPVQLTVGSGIQMLSTVAFERQSFRVFTLGGRVSRITEGEAWAGKGIGMSRVTLKGLPVSMFNTHLVARHGSENQNTSEDRYTPERLMQLFEVFAHIVEQTDSDAFILAGDFNQRYFHIEYDFWNKLSSLDGIKFEEQDHTFCTSCGDNSYRDKAFNGQLDYIYVSPRLLITNAQRDFDQRIKKQDGSTINLSDHYGLVSTIGAITGSSGKNPTLVRKNTTESLAYLQYRLEDYLNWYDKDKSDVDAKGLEDKICVKCNIETSLKAVKRYQEALASNNPAKLPNDLKRIRTRLDSYFQIFR
- a CDS encoding Ig-like domain-containing protein, encoding MKSNLGVFLSVLISFNLAMASSPALLVKVIDQKGQAVTGAVVQVGKAPNSPFAQNTAITNSQGIASFNASSINGEITDTPITIVKTGYPKITYFNQSGIEFKLQLPPPSLQKQAELSGDFVGWDALIVNFSDIATFGLFLPFLNADKLFAFQMSDLISTQVDKFSVLGKDVFVPSNLIFPKQRHSYGIIPITLNKPIFRLPMSVPATYSFQAVAGQFPFDDVAGDLVDGKTLFDIINQMTMQKFGLIKDKTMSGPVSGLHMNVNEAKLGPCLKLETKNAPLPKVAGLALTRAPELVGKPYQPTDIKNIAAGAQNLSCIKGDSRPVNAMALAMNYHLENEAMIFHKGMSSILARNIPHSSTTINLTLKSYFSVPQLKISEAGGVVESTRPERQGISPTSSAVHAILSDVTVTQTGTIINESVRPQWIVFGNSTLEKIQLPTLSAELLSIDTRSIYDQIAQTQPPTNFKRWEYIWLGLDPVLQFDNNQLMSVNIGYDLFESMTHAARNAVDF
- a CDS encoding HEAT repeat domain-containing protein, producing the protein MKNLTSVFLFLFTIQVHGSIPKNKPSIEQILSQTNTHKFSTLKKMGPEVYKELRKLTFDESRTLGIRWQAFMAMVRLGEKEAIPEVKEALNSSDWFLRDAAIRVLPALDKEVAYKAAIKGLDDSALVVRTTAVDTLGRLGKKECADKLWTALYSKDNYIRNQSLWIRKHIVSALADLALPGSEAKFIKVLDDSDSTLFAPAIAGLERLTGKKLGETQIPPVYRRYYWKKWYKETVSVSKAQAS